The Rhodoferax sediminis genome has a segment encoding these proteins:
- a CDS encoding ABC transporter permease: MPSFTDSVVTALLLISNFDHGLLTIVSRSLAVSGSACVLASGLGLLLGAWLGVARFAGRGAILTVLNTLLALPSVVVGLAVYLLLSRSGPLGFLGWLFSFKAMVLAQSVLVLPVVAALTRQTVEDAERAHGEQLRSMGAGPLMRSLLLAWDERYALLTVLIASFGRAVSEVGAVMIVGGNIDGYTRVMTTAIALETSKGDLPLALGLGLVLLGVVLGLNVVIALLLRWRERLDGGYDVARVLPA; the protein is encoded by the coding sequence ATGCCATCGTTTACCGACAGCGTGGTCACTGCGCTGCTACTTATCTCCAACTTCGACCACGGTCTGTTGACCATTGTGAGCCGCTCGCTGGCCGTGAGCGGCAGTGCCTGCGTGCTGGCCAGCGGCCTGGGTCTGCTGCTGGGGGCCTGGCTCGGGGTCGCGCGCTTCGCGGGCCGCGGCGCCATCCTGACCGTGCTCAACACCCTGCTCGCGCTGCCCTCCGTCGTGGTCGGGCTGGCGGTTTATTTGCTGCTGTCGCGCAGCGGCCCGCTGGGTTTTCTCGGCTGGCTGTTTTCCTTCAAGGCCATGGTGCTGGCGCAGTCGGTGCTGGTGCTGCCGGTGGTCGCCGCGCTGACGCGCCAGACCGTGGAGGATGCGGAGCGGGCGCACGGCGAGCAACTGCGCTCCATGGGCGCCGGGCCGCTCATGCGCAGCCTGTTGCTGGCATGGGACGAACGCTATGCGCTGCTTACCGTGCTGATTGCCTCCTTTGGCCGCGCCGTCTCGGAAGTCGGTGCGGTGATGATTGTCGGCGGCAACATCGATGGCTACACCCGCGTCATGACCACCGCCATTGCACTGGAAACCAGCAAGGGCGATTTGCCGCTGGCGCTCGGCCTGGGCCTGGTGCTGCTGGGCGTGGTGCTGGGCCTGAACGTCGTGATTGCGCTGCTGCTGCGCTGGCGCGAGCGCCTCGACGGCGGCTACGACGTGGCGCGGGTGCTGCCGGCATGA
- a CDS encoding phosphate ABC transporter ATP-binding protein produces the protein MSPLFRLQGVDVRFGNLAALSKVELNIKGGQGVALIGANGSGKSTLLRLLHGLATPSTGHIQRDAAVRQAMLFQRPHMLRTSARNNVALGLWLRGVRWGDAKAQALRALGRVGLARVADQNARTLSGGQQQRLALARAWALQPDVLLLDEPTASLDPHAKREVEALMAEFSSGQDGRAMTIIFASHNLGQVKRLASRVLYLERGQLLADLPVHEFFNAGRLQQVSSAAQLFVKGELE, from the coding sequence ATGAGCCCGTTGTTCCGGCTCCAGGGTGTCGATGTCCGTTTTGGAAATCTGGCAGCGCTCTCAAAAGTAGAGCTGAATATCAAGGGTGGGCAAGGGGTTGCGCTGATTGGGGCCAACGGCAGTGGCAAGAGCACCTTGCTGCGCCTGTTGCATGGACTGGCCACACCCAGCACCGGGCACATCCAGCGCGACGCCGCGGTGCGCCAGGCCATGCTGTTCCAGCGGCCCCACATGCTGCGTACGTCCGCCCGCAACAATGTGGCGCTGGGTCTGTGGCTGCGCGGCGTGCGCTGGGGCGATGCCAAGGCGCAGGCGCTGCGGGCGCTGGGCCGGGTGGGCCTGGCCCGCGTCGCCGACCAGAACGCCCGCACCCTCTCGGGCGGCCAGCAGCAGCGGCTGGCGCTGGCGCGGGCCTGGGCGTTGCAGCCCGATGTGCTGCTGCTGGACGAGCCCACCGCCAGCCTGGACCCGCATGCCAAGCGCGAGGTGGAGGCTTTGATGGCCGAGTTCTCGTCGGGGCAGGACGGCCGGGCCATGACCATCATCTTTGCCAGCCACAACCTGGGTCAGGTCAAGCGCCTGGCCAGCCGCGTGCTTTACCTGGAGCGCGGGCAGCTGCTGGCCGACTTGCCGGTGCATGAATTTTTCAACGCCGGGCGCCTGCAGCAAGTGTCCTCGGCGGCGCAATTGTTTGTCAAAGGAGAGCTCGAATGA
- a CDS encoding substrate-binding domain-containing protein — protein MKSRTSVTCHHIFKPFRAATLVRWGLVATLSVASWSAGAQPAAAQAQTIVMASTTSTEQSGLFGYLLPAFKKASGIDIKVVAVGTGQALDMARRGDADVVFVHDQAAEEKFMAEGYGIKRFPVMYNDFVLIGPAADPAKVKGRDIVGALKRLSAANASFISRGDKSGTDAAERRYWKQAGLADHKGTGYKECGCGMGPALNIASSTGAYVLSDRGTWLSFKNRGDLTVLVEGDTKLFNQYGVMVVNPAKHPQVKVPQAQKFVDWVISPAGQTTIAGYKIEGQQLFFPNATQ, from the coding sequence ATGAAATCTCGCACATCTGTCACATGCCACCATATTTTCAAGCCTTTTCGTGCTGCAACCCTTGTCCGGTGGGGGCTTGTAGCTACGCTTTCGGTAGCATCGTGGAGCGCCGGCGCGCAGCCGGCGGCAGCGCAGGCGCAGACCATCGTGATGGCATCGACCACGTCAACCGAGCAGTCGGGCCTGTTTGGCTATCTCCTGCCGGCGTTCAAGAAGGCCAGCGGCATCGATATCAAGGTGGTGGCCGTGGGCACCGGTCAGGCGCTCGACATGGCGCGGCGCGGCGATGCCGACGTGGTGTTTGTGCACGACCAGGCGGCCGAGGAAAAGTTCATGGCCGAGGGCTACGGCATCAAGCGCTTTCCCGTCATGTACAACGACTTTGTGCTGATCGGGCCGGCCGCCGACCCCGCCAAGGTCAAGGGCCGCGATATCGTTGGGGCCCTCAAAAGGCTGTCTGCCGCCAATGCCAGCTTTATCTCGCGCGGCGACAAGAGCGGCACCGATGCGGCCGAGCGGCGTTACTGGAAACAGGCCGGCCTGGCGGACCACAAGGGCACGGGCTACAAGGAGTGCGGCTGCGGCATGGGGCCGGCGCTGAACATTGCTTCGTCCACCGGCGCCTATGTGTTGTCGGATCGCGGCACCTGGCTGAGCTTCAAGAACCGCGGCGACCTGACGGTGCTGGTCGAAGGTGACACCAAACTCTTCAACCAGTACGGCGTGATGGTGGTGAACCCCGCCAAACACCCGCAAGTCAAGGTGCCGCAGGCGCAAAAGTTTGTGGACTGGGTCATCTCGCCCGCTGGGCAGACCACGATTGCCGGCTACAAAATTGAAGGGCAGCAGCTTTTTTTCCCCAACGCCACCCAGTGA
- a CDS encoding molybdate ABC transporter substrate-binding protein encodes MRLLFRGAAMAAVTAMLVGCASSKAPVTAEAPPHAPAAVQVYAAGSLREALTLIASDYEARTGQAVVLTFGASGLLRERIEKGEAAQVFASADMDHPRRLAAGGGWQAPTVLVRNALCALTSDQVNAAPATLLGTLLRPAIRVGTSTPKADPSGDYAWALFRKADEIQPGAYAVLDAKALKLTGGADSPKPPPGRGTYAWIMEQRRADVFLTYCTNAMAAQKEVPWLKVVQLPPVLQVGAAYGLTVRTTAQPSAAQLAQALMAPPAQAVFRRFGFGPPPSGLEPPQR; translated from the coding sequence ATGAGACTTCTATTTCGGGGTGCCGCCATGGCGGCCGTCACAGCGATGCTGGTGGGTTGCGCCAGCAGCAAGGCGCCTGTGACTGCTGAAGCGCCACCCCACGCGCCGGCGGCCGTGCAGGTGTATGCGGCGGGCAGCCTGCGCGAGGCGCTCACGCTGATCGCGAGCGACTACGAAGCGCGCACCGGCCAGGCGGTGGTGCTGACCTTCGGCGCCTCGGGCTTGCTGCGCGAGCGCATTGAAAAGGGAGAAGCGGCGCAAGTCTTTGCCTCCGCCGATATGGATCATCCCCGGCGTCTGGCGGCTGGCGGCGGCTGGCAGGCGCCCACGGTGCTGGTGCGCAACGCCCTGTGTGCGCTGACCAGCGACCAGGTCAACGCCGCACCCGCGACGCTGCTGGGGACCCTGCTGCGCCCTGCGATTCGGGTGGGGACCTCCACACCCAAGGCCGACCCGTCGGGCGACTATGCCTGGGCGCTGTTTCGCAAGGCGGACGAGATACAGCCCGGCGCCTATGCGGTGCTGGACGCCAAGGCGCTCAAACTCACGGGTGGGGCCGATTCGCCCAAGCCGCCGCCTGGTCGCGGTACCTATGCCTGGATCATGGAGCAGCGCCGGGCCGACGTGTTCCTGACCTATTGCACCAATGCGATGGCCGCGCAAAAAGAAGTTCCGTGGCTCAAGGTGGTGCAGCTCCCGCCCGTGCTGCAGGTCGGTGCGGCCTATGGCTTGACGGTACGCACCACTGCGCAGCCATCCGCCGCCCAGCTCGCGCAGGCCCTGATGGCGCCGCCTGCGCAGGCGGTGTTCAGGCGCTTTGGCTTCGGTCCCCCGCCTTCAGGTCTTGAGCCGCCTCAAAGGTAA
- a CDS encoding ATP-binding cassette domain-containing protein → MTPAAPAAPILEVRGLTKTFGGLTAVKNLSFSLTAGEIFGLIGPNGSGKSTAMKSIMGIERPTAGQVLFQGENLAGLAAHKIARRGFGMVFQHSRPLNRQTVLENIMVALLPDSLLKVFADPSLTQHARQIAQRVGLGPVLDRRPPTLAFADLRRLELAKAIARDPKVVLVDEPFAGLTLAEVSVFSELIRSFRDEGRAVLLVDHNVKSVSALVDRVLAMYLGEEIVTGRADEVMRNETVRRVYLGGAIETSARPETSFKDKIPLLQVENISVHYGKAQALENVSIHIHQREFVSIVGLNGAGKTTLFNTISGFLPYTGDIVRGGQRLRGRTPAQIAKSGIVQCPETRELFGEMSVRENLDLGGQHLDDAERETQLAWLFDLFPILQERQAQMAQTLSGGEQQMLAIGRALMMKPEILILDEPTLGLAPVILEQLSKALEKLRQTTPITVLLGEQNVTFALPHADRVYVLEHARIVWEGDPGRFAKEAGGDYL, encoded by the coding sequence GTGACGCCCGCCGCACCAGCCGCCCCCATTCTCGAGGTCCGCGGACTTACCAAGACCTTTGGCGGCCTGACGGCCGTCAAGAACCTGAGCTTCAGCCTCACGGCCGGGGAAATCTTCGGGCTGATCGGGCCCAACGGCTCGGGCAAATCGACCGCCATGAAAAGCATCATGGGGATCGAACGCCCCACGGCAGGCCAGGTCCTCTTCCAGGGGGAAAACCTGGCCGGGCTTGCGGCCCACAAGATCGCCCGGCGCGGATTCGGCATGGTATTCCAGCATTCGCGGCCCCTGAACCGGCAGACGGTGCTTGAAAACATCATGGTGGCGCTGCTGCCCGACAGCTTGCTAAAGGTATTTGCGGACCCCTCGTTGACGCAACACGCCAGGCAGATCGCGCAGCGCGTGGGTCTCGGCCCGGTACTGGATCGCCGGCCGCCCACGCTGGCGTTTGCCGATCTGCGCCGTCTCGAGTTGGCCAAGGCCATTGCGCGCGACCCCAAGGTCGTTCTCGTCGACGAGCCCTTCGCGGGGCTGACCCTCGCGGAGGTCAGCGTCTTTTCCGAGTTGATACGCAGCTTTCGCGACGAGGGCCGCGCGGTGCTGCTGGTTGATCACAATGTGAAGAGCGTCTCGGCGCTCGTCGATCGCGTGCTTGCGATGTACCTGGGCGAAGAGATCGTGACGGGGCGCGCCGATGAAGTCATGCGCAACGAGACCGTGCGGCGCGTCTACCTCGGCGGCGCCATCGAAACCTCGGCGCGCCCCGAAACCAGCTTCAAGGACAAGATACCGTTGCTGCAGGTCGAAAACATCAGCGTCCACTATGGCAAAGCCCAGGCGCTGGAAAACGTATCGATCCACATCCATCAACGCGAATTCGTCTCGATCGTCGGACTCAACGGCGCCGGCAAGACAACCCTGTTCAACACCATCTCCGGCTTTCTGCCCTATACGGGAGACATCGTGCGGGGCGGACAGCGGCTGCGCGGGCGCACACCAGCCCAGATCGCGAAGAGCGGCATCGTGCAGTGTCCGGAGACGCGGGAGTTGTTCGGCGAAATGAGTGTGCGCGAGAACCTGGACCTGGGCGGCCAGCATCTCGACGACGCGGAGCGGGAAACGCAGCTCGCGTGGCTGTTCGATCTGTTTCCCATCCTGCAGGAGCGCCAGGCGCAGATGGCGCAAACGCTCAGCGGCGGCGAGCAGCAAATGCTGGCCATCGGGCGTGCCCTGATGATGAAGCCGGAGATCCTGATACTCGACGAGCCCACACTCGGACTGGCGCCCGTGATTCTCGAGCAGCTCTCCAAGGCGCTCGAAAAGCTGCGGCAAACCACGCCCATCACCGTTCTGCTGGGAGAGCAAAACGTGACGTTCGCCCTGCCCCACGCCGACCGCGTCTATGTGCTGGAACACGCGCGCATCGTCTGGGAAGGCGACCCGGGCCGCTTTGCCAAGGAGGCGGGCGGCGATTACCTTTGA
- a CDS encoding branched-chain amino acid ABC transporter permease has translation MRSRIRSPFLWVTLAVLAIAATLPWYVSAYILGLLTVAYYFGVFAMSWDLLFGFAGEVNFGPTFLIGVGAYTAGILNSHYGLELYLCVAAGALAAVVAGFVLALPALRLRGPYFGLTTLVAVLILQSFVVVFADLTGGEIGLTIPDVLSIDAGVNYWIALGFMALSGAILFGLAQSPVGLILQASGQDPVQAGALGFNIIKHKLAAFIVSAFFSGLAGALLVFYMGTASVGTVVDIAVGVQVIVAAVLGGRRTVLGAALGAIFLIVAGEFLRPTGELATFIVSSVALLVILFFPNGFLGVVLSRGTRS, from the coding sequence ATGCGAAGCCGGATCAGGTCACCCTTCCTGTGGGTCACGCTGGCGGTGCTCGCCATTGCCGCGACGCTGCCCTGGTATGTGTCAGCCTATATCCTGGGGCTGCTGACGGTTGCCTATTATTTTGGCGTGTTCGCCATGAGCTGGGATCTTTTGTTCGGCTTTGCGGGCGAGGTCAATTTTGGCCCGACCTTTCTGATTGGCGTGGGAGCCTACACGGCCGGAATCCTCAACAGCCACTATGGTCTTGAGCTCTATCTGTGCGTTGCGGCCGGCGCCCTGGCCGCAGTCGTCGCGGGCTTCGTGCTGGCGCTGCCGGCGCTGCGCCTGCGCGGGCCGTATTTCGGACTGACGACCCTGGTGGCGGTCCTGATCCTGCAAAGTTTCGTGGTCGTGTTTGCGGACCTCACGGGCGGCGAAATCGGACTCACGATCCCGGATGTGCTCTCCATCGATGCCGGCGTCAATTACTGGATCGCACTGGGCTTCATGGCACTGAGCGGCGCCATCCTGTTCGGGCTGGCGCAGTCGCCGGTCGGCCTGATTTTGCAGGCCAGCGGGCAGGATCCCGTGCAGGCCGGCGCACTGGGCTTCAACATCATCAAGCACAAGCTCGCCGCCTTCATCGTCAGTGCATTTTTCTCCGGGCTGGCGGGCGCCCTGCTGGTGTTCTACATGGGAACCGCGTCGGTCGGCACGGTGGTCGATATTGCCGTAGGCGTCCAGGTGATCGTTGCCGCAGTGCTGGGGGGGCGGCGCACGGTGCTGGGCGCCGCGCTGGGGGCGATCTTCCTGATCGTCGCCGGCGAATTCCTCAGGCCAACCGGTGAGCTCGCGACCTTCATCGTGTCCAGCGTCGCCCTGCTCGTCATCCTTTTCTTCCCGAACGGTTTTCTGGGCGTTGTTCTGTCGCGAGGAACCCGGTCGTGA
- a CDS encoding branched-chain amino acid ABC transporter permease, with translation MLALQILIDGFAISALYALGATGFTLIFGVSGVLNLSHGAVMVTAAVAAWAAGNVLHLDTYAGALVGLLTALIAALATYFAVVQPIQRSRRIPNEEKEIFILTATLLWGIMLQELIAYFFTNNAKTVLPIVEGVVSILGVRTPKNEIFTAIICWMVIGLLWLLVNRTKMGKTVLAASMNPRGVTLLGHELTHIYIVVWAIYGILAGIAGVLLGMFLGVSSYSVGPLTASAFSIVVLGGLGSVSGSLIAAYVVGYLETMTAYLISPAYRTIPALLLLIVVMYIRPQGLLGRR, from the coding sequence ATGCTTGCCTTACAAATCCTGATCGACGGTTTTGCCATCAGCGCGCTGTACGCGCTTGGAGCCACCGGCTTCACCCTGATCTTCGGGGTGTCCGGCGTCCTCAATTTGTCGCACGGTGCCGTGATGGTCACGGCCGCGGTGGCCGCATGGGCTGCGGGGAATGTGCTTCACCTCGACACCTATGCGGGTGCGCTGGTGGGCCTGCTGACGGCACTGATCGCCGCGCTCGCCACCTACTTCGCGGTCGTCCAACCGATCCAGCGCTCCAGGCGTATCCCCAACGAAGAAAAAGAAATCTTCATCCTGACCGCGACGCTGCTGTGGGGGATCATGCTGCAGGAGCTGATTGCCTATTTCTTCACCAACAATGCCAAAACCGTTCTGCCCATCGTCGAGGGAGTGGTCTCCATCCTGGGCGTGCGTACGCCGAAGAATGAAATCTTCACTGCCATCATCTGCTGGATGGTGATCGGTCTGCTGTGGCTGCTGGTGAACCGGACCAAGATGGGGAAAACCGTGCTGGCGGCGTCGATGAATCCGCGTGGCGTCACCCTGCTCGGGCACGAGCTGACCCATATCTACATTGTGGTCTGGGCGATCTACGGCATTCTGGCCGGCATCGCCGGCGTGCTGCTGGGCATGTTCCTGGGCGTCAGCTCCTACAGTGTCGGGCCGCTCACCGCGAGCGCCTTTTCCATCGTCGTGCTCGGAGGTCTTGGCAGCGTCTCGGGGTCACTGATTGCCGCCTATGTGGTCGGCTATCTCGAAACGATGACGGCCTATCTGATATCGCCCGCCTATCGAACAATCCCCGCGCTGCTGCTGCTCATCGTCGTCATGTATATCAGGCCGCAAGGCCTGCTGGGGAGAAGATAA
- a CDS encoding ABC transporter substrate-binding protein codes for MMVKFVPLHSSRPLGKLLGAATLAFCASVPTLAFAADPPIKIGVIAEAQAIAGASIPQAAQMAADEINAKGGVDGRKIEIVTYDNHSSSADSVRAFQRAVNEDKVVAVIGSYISEVVLALEPWAARLKTPFITPGAASNEISLSVHKDYEKNKYTFHGYLTSAALAHSVCDAAKELLVDGKHMKSAVIMSEDAAWTKPLDVAYEECLPKIGLKVLDHIRFSPDTTDFTPIFSKIEAAKPDVIITGISHVGVQPTVQWKTQQVPIPMLGISSQASNSTFWNDTNGAAAGIIFQAVSAPDAAVTPKTLPFSDGFKKRFGNFPSYAGYTAYDEVYFIADAIRRAKSTDADKLVAALEKTDWEGTIGRVQFYGKDDQFTHSIKYGKGLITGLMSQWQDGKQVTVWPKEIAKGTLKFPSFVKLGAGL; via the coding sequence ATGATGGTGAAATTTGTTCCACTTCACTCTTCCCGCCCACTGGGCAAGCTTCTGGGTGCGGCCACCCTGGCGTTTTGCGCGAGTGTCCCGACACTGGCTTTTGCCGCCGATCCTCCCATCAAGATCGGCGTGATCGCGGAGGCGCAGGCGATTGCAGGAGCTTCGATTCCGCAGGCAGCGCAGATGGCCGCCGATGAAATCAATGCCAAGGGCGGCGTCGATGGGCGCAAGATTGAAATCGTTACTTACGACAATCACAGCTCCTCCGCCGATTCGGTTCGCGCATTTCAGCGCGCGGTCAACGAAGATAAGGTGGTTGCGGTGATCGGCAGCTACATCAGCGAAGTGGTGCTGGCGCTGGAGCCCTGGGCGGCGCGCCTGAAGACGCCGTTCATCACGCCGGGCGCTGCCTCCAACGAAATCAGCCTGAGCGTGCACAAGGACTACGAGAAAAACAAATACACCTTTCATGGCTACCTGACCTCCGCCGCCCTCGCGCACTCGGTCTGCGACGCCGCCAAGGAACTGCTGGTCGACGGCAAGCACATGAAATCCGCAGTCATCATGAGCGAAGACGCGGCATGGACCAAACCACTCGACGTGGCATATGAAGAGTGCCTGCCCAAGATTGGACTGAAGGTTCTTGATCACATCCGTTTCTCGCCCGACACGACGGATTTCACCCCCATCTTCAGCAAGATCGAAGCCGCCAAGCCCGACGTCATCATCACCGGCATTTCGCATGTCGGTGTCCAGCCCACGGTGCAGTGGAAGACGCAGCAGGTACCCATTCCGATGCTGGGGATCAGCTCGCAAGCTTCCAACAGCACCTTCTGGAATGACACCAACGGCGCGGCCGCGGGGATCATCTTCCAGGCAGTGTCCGCGCCCGACGCCGCCGTCACGCCAAAAACCTTGCCGTTCAGCGATGGCTTCAAGAAGCGCTTTGGCAACTTTCCCTCCTATGCGGGTTACACCGCGTATGACGAGGTGTACTTCATTGCCGACGCCATTCGCCGCGCCAAATCAACCGATGCGGACAAGCTGGTGGCAGCGCTTGAAAAGACCGACTGGGAAGGCACGATTGGCCGCGTCCAGTTCTACGGCAAAGATGACCAGTTCACACACTCGATCAAATACGGCAAGGGCCTGATCACCGGCCTCATGTCGCAATGGCAGGACGGCAAACAAGTCACCGTCTGGCCCAAGGAAATCGCCAAGGGAACGCTCAAATTCCCGAGCTTCGTGAAACTCGGCGCCGGCCTGTAG
- the modC gene encoding molybdenum ABC transporter ATP-binding protein produces MSTDGHPAVLARLQLNYAGFALDVDLALPGRKVSALFGPSGSGKTTCLRAIAGLERARGGYVEVNGEVWQDDARGLFVPTHQRALGYVFQEPSLFAHLTVAQNMAYGMKRVPPAQRRVSLAQAVELLGMGPLMQRSPATLSGGERQRVAIARALATSPRILLMDEPLAALDAKRKAEILPYLERLHGELDIPVLYVSHAPDEVARLADHMVLLDAGKMVASGATFDLMTRLDLPLAHGDSAGAVISATVARHEAGYHLTLAEFSGGQLSLPQQTIHVGHAIRVRIQARDVSLTLQRQSGTSVLNILPATIMALASDSPGQVMVRLDAGGSPLLARITLKSADALALAVGQTVFAQIKGVAILG; encoded by the coding sequence GTGAGCACCGACGGCCATCCCGCGGTGCTGGCGCGCCTGCAACTGAACTACGCCGGCTTTGCGCTCGACGTCGATCTTGCCCTGCCGGGACGCAAGGTCAGCGCCCTGTTCGGCCCCTCCGGTTCGGGCAAAACCACCTGCCTGCGCGCCATCGCGGGGCTGGAGCGCGCCCGGGGCGGCTATGTGGAAGTCAATGGCGAGGTCTGGCAGGACGATGCGCGCGGCCTGTTCGTGCCCACGCACCAGCGCGCGCTGGGTTATGTGTTCCAGGAGCCCAGCCTGTTTGCACACCTCACGGTGGCCCAGAACATGGCGTACGGCATGAAACGGGTGCCCCCGGCACAGCGGCGCGTGTCGCTGGCACAAGCGGTGGAACTGCTGGGCATGGGGCCCCTGATGCAGCGCTCGCCGGCCACACTGTCGGGCGGCGAGCGCCAGCGCGTGGCCATTGCCAGGGCACTGGCCACCAGTCCGCGCATCTTGCTGATGGACGAGCCGCTGGCTGCACTGGATGCCAAACGCAAGGCCGAAATCCTGCCCTATCTGGAACGGCTGCACGGCGAACTCGATATTCCCGTGCTGTACGTCAGCCATGCGCCGGACGAAGTTGCCCGGTTGGCCGATCACATGGTGCTGCTGGACGCAGGCAAAATGGTCGCCAGCGGTGCCACCTTTGATCTGATGACGCGGCTGGACCTGCCGCTGGCCCACGGCGACAGCGCCGGCGCCGTGATCAGCGCCACCGTTGCCCGCCACGAGGCCGGCTATCACCTGACGCTGGCCGAATTCTCTGGTGGACAGCTCAGCCTGCCCCAGCAAACGATCCATGTGGGACACGCCATCCGGGTTCGCATTCAGGCGCGCGACGTCAGCCTCACGCTGCAGCGGCAATCGGGCACCAGCGTTCTCAATATCCTGCCAGCCACCATCATGGCGCTTGCCAGCGACAGTCCCGGCCAGGTCATGGTGCGGCTCGATGCGGGTGGCAGCCCGCTGCTGGCCCGCATCACCCTCAAGTCGGCCGACGCGCTGGCGCTGGCGGTGGGTCAGACGGTATTTGCGCAGATCAAGGGCGTGGCCATTCTGGGATAG
- the modB gene encoding molybdate ABC transporter permease subunit, translating to MPADALGHAAWSAVRLTLELAGLTTLILLVLGTPLAWWLARTRSWWKGPAGALVALPLVLPPSVLGFYLLVTLGPNGPLGQLTQSLGLGVLPFTFAGLVVGSVLYSMPFVVQPIQNAFEAIGERPLEVAATLRASKLDTFFSVVLPLARPGYLTATVMGFAHTVGEFGVVLMIGGNIPDKTRVVSVQIYDHVEALEFTQAHWLSAGMVAFSFAVLLALYTLNPTGQRKTGLSR from the coding sequence TTGCCCGCTGATGCGCTGGGTCACGCCGCCTGGAGCGCCGTCAGGCTGACGCTGGAACTGGCGGGGCTGACCACGCTCATCCTGCTGGTACTGGGCACGCCGCTGGCCTGGTGGCTGGCACGCACGCGTTCCTGGTGGAAGGGTCCGGCGGGTGCGCTGGTGGCGCTGCCCCTGGTGCTGCCACCCAGTGTGCTCGGTTTTTATCTGCTGGTGACGCTGGGGCCGAACGGGCCGCTCGGCCAGCTGACCCAGTCGCTCGGGCTGGGCGTGCTGCCGTTCACCTTTGCCGGCCTGGTGGTGGGCTCGGTGCTCTATTCCATGCCATTCGTGGTGCAGCCGATCCAGAACGCGTTCGAGGCGATCGGCGAGCGGCCGCTGGAGGTCGCGGCCACGCTGCGCGCCTCAAAACTCGACACGTTTTTCAGCGTCGTGCTGCCGCTGGCCAGACCGGGCTACCTGACGGCCACCGTGATGGGCTTCGCACACACCGTGGGCGAGTTTGGCGTGGTGCTGATGATCGGCGGCAACATCCCCGACAAGACGCGCGTGGTGTCGGTGCAAATCTACGACCATGTCGAAGCACTGGAATTCACGCAGGCGCACTGGCTGTCGGCCGGCATGGTGGCATTTTCGTTTGCCGTGCTGCTGGCCCTGTACACGCTGAACCCCACAGGACAGCGTAAAACCGGATTGAGCCGGTGA
- the modA gene encoding molybdate ABC transporter substrate-binding protein → MTPRIPHFLGTVLALVLSAAVRAETVQVAVAANFTEPMKVIAADFEKDTGHTAQLSFGSTGKFYSQIKNGAPFDVFLSADEATPARLEKEGDAVSGSRFTYATGKLVLWSAKAGVVDAQGDVLKKNDFKNIAIASPKLAPYGAAAVQTLTQLGLLAGLQPKFVTGESIGQTFSFVSTGNAELGFIALSQVFENGKIKSGSGWIVPENLHAPLRQDAVQLNRAKDNQAATALLTYLKGDKARAVILSYGYGI, encoded by the coding sequence ATGACTCCACGCATTCCCCATTTCCTGGGTACCGTGCTGGCGCTGGTCCTGTCTGCCGCGGTGCGCGCCGAAACCGTGCAGGTCGCGGTGGCCGCCAACTTCACCGAGCCGATGAAAGTCATCGCGGCGGATTTTGAAAAGGACACGGGCCACACGGCCCAGCTGTCGTTCGGCTCCACCGGCAAGTTCTATTCGCAGATCAAGAACGGCGCGCCCTTCGATGTGTTCCTCTCGGCGGATGAGGCCACCCCCGCCCGGCTGGAAAAGGAAGGCGACGCCGTGTCCGGCAGCCGTTTTACCTACGCGACAGGCAAGCTGGTGCTGTGGTCGGCCAAAGCTGGTGTGGTGGATGCCCAGGGCGATGTGTTGAAGAAGAACGATTTCAAGAACATCGCCATCGCGTCGCCCAAGCTCGCGCCCTATGGCGCGGCGGCGGTGCAGACGCTGACGCAGCTGGGCCTGCTGGCCGGCCTGCAACCGAAGTTCGTGACCGGCGAGAGCATTGGCCAGACCTTCAGCTTTGTGTCCACCGGCAACGCGGAACTGGGTTTTATTGCACTGTCACAGGTCTTCGAAAACGGCAAGATCAAGAGCGGCTCCGGCTGGATCGTTCCGGAAAATCTGCACGCCCCGCTGCGCCAGGACGCGGTGCAACTCAATCGCGCCAAAGACAACCAGGCCGCCACCGCCCTGCTCACCTACCTCAAGGGTGACAAGGCCCGGGCGGTGATCCTCTCTTATGGCTACGGCATCTAG